One genomic window of Thermoanaerobaculum aquaticum includes the following:
- a CDS encoding alginate export family protein — MSKNSHRQVRRRHRIGRRSRCPATAPFSLVSALLLALLVAPTHCVWADDDRKEEGGQTLGFSLGTELLVRAENRSAEGGPQEPGFTFRVRPSVALELTPELQVRLTVQGYQAHDHVQEPRVGLYEMFAQWQPDHMFSLAVGRQELAFGSAFLLGADSFFDGSSFDAVRASLRGSQGLGLTLFAGRYVRRWSGGMAGTLWGLWGEAPVGEGGAVEAFFVRDTGGEGLRHRGGAHEQTDSWGLWAKIPWGPGRSLEIEPVWQTGHKVVGGGIRRPIRAYGGHADVTWSWSGGGAERSLFFSLAWASGDGQPQTGPFTEFHHPNTDTPLVGDSNLVGDLSGISWKQEDGQSVRTSGLTVLTAGFTTATSQLSFTAHAHLFRADSVPPGWAHTLGLEADLSLSLHVSQEVSLVVGVNGFSPTPRLARYLARAQRRYLFAQLVVSPQRLIWQGRSSSD; from the coding sequence ATGAGCAAGAACTCACATAGACAAGTTCGCCGCCGCCACAGGATTGGACGCCGTTCGCGGTGCCCAGCCACCGCCCCCTTTTCCCTGGTTTCTGCTCTCTTGCTCGCCCTGCTGGTCGCCCCAACCCACTGCGTTTGGGCTGATGACGATCGCAAGGAGGAAGGAGGCCAAACGCTGGGCTTTTCCTTAGGCACCGAGCTGCTGGTGAGAGCGGAAAACAGGAGCGCCGAGGGTGGACCCCAGGAACCGGGGTTTACCTTTCGGGTCCGCCCCTCCGTGGCCTTGGAGCTAACACCAGAATTGCAGGTGCGCCTCACGGTCCAGGGCTACCAGGCCCACGATCACGTGCAAGAACCGAGGGTCGGGCTCTACGAGATGTTCGCCCAGTGGCAACCGGATCACATGTTCTCTCTGGCCGTTGGCCGTCAGGAGCTTGCCTTTGGTAGTGCGTTCTTGCTCGGCGCTGACAGCTTTTTCGACGGCTCCAGCTTTGACGCGGTAAGGGCCAGCTTGCGGGGAAGCCAGGGCCTGGGCCTCACCCTGTTCGCAGGCAGGTACGTGCGCCGGTGGTCGGGGGGGATGGCGGGAACGCTGTGGGGCTTATGGGGGGAAGCACCGGTGGGCGAAGGCGGGGCGGTGGAGGCTTTCTTTGTGCGGGACACCGGCGGTGAGGGCCTGAGGCACCGGGGCGGCGCCCATGAACAAACCGATTCCTGGGGTTTGTGGGCAAAAATCCCCTGGGGACCAGGCCGCAGCCTGGAAATTGAGCCCGTTTGGCAAACTGGACACAAGGTGGTTGGCGGCGGCATCCGGCGCCCCATTCGCGCCTACGGCGGCCACGCCGACGTTACCTGGAGCTGGAGTGGGGGCGGCGCCGAGCGCTCGCTGTTTTTCTCGCTGGCCTGGGCTTCCGGCGACGGGCAGCCGCAAACCGGGCCGTTTACCGAGTTTCACCACCCCAACACCGATACCCCACTGGTAGGGGATAGCAACCTGGTGGGGGACCTTTCGGGCATCTCCTGGAAACAAGAGGACGGGCAAAGCGTGCGAACCAGCGGGCTTACGGTCCTGACCGCGGGCTTTACCACCGCCACCTCCCAACTGAGCTTCACCGCCCACGCCCACCTCTTCCGCGCCGACAGCGTCCCTCCAGGGTGGGCCCATACGTTGGGGCTTGAGGCCGACCTGAGCCTGAGTTTGCACGTCTCTCAAGAAGTGTCCCTGGTCGTGGGAGTTAACGGCTTCTCCCCCACCCCCCGGCTCGCCCGATACCTGGCGCGGGCGCAGCGCCGTTACCTGTTTGCGCAGTTGGTGGTGAGCCCCCAGCGCCTCATTTGGCAGGGTAGGAGCTCGTCCGACTGA
- the polA gene encoding DNA polymerase I, producing MAKLLLVDGHSNLYRAFFALKTRLSAPDGTPTGAVYGFLRMFHKMLRELAPTHVAVAFDVSRETFRTRMLESYKGTRQPMPEDLRVQVPLVQKALELLGVTLLLTPDVEADDMIASLAEKAAAEGFEVVIATVDKDLMQLVRDPHIKLWHTRLERLLDEQGVAEVFGVPPGQVVEVLALEGDASDNIPGCPGVGEKTARELIRRFGSVAALYQHLSEVTPPKAQKALAENRELVELSRTLVELKRDVALPFALEQLARRPPLPELAEFYRSLGFASLLSELGPAPSPPPVSPAELPALPWGELLPSLEKADLLACRLVDGQLAIACAQGFASASAEKALAALGPRFFAAWCYDAKALLSGLRDAGVAVERSCQDAMLAAYVLAPGETVELSALCTRYRVPAPPLATPEGELSALLALAPKLRQALEAEGVVEVYEKLELPLIPVLEDMERVGVKLDVRFLAELSTKVAALLEAREREIFAEAGGSFNINSPKQLAEVLFSWKGMPVLRRTSKTRAPSTDADVLQELALQGFRLPALILEYRELSKLKSTYLDALPKQLGPDGRIHTRFNQAVTATGRLSSSDPNLQNIPIRSELGREVRRAFVADAGKLLVVADYSQIELRVLAHLSRDPALVSAFERGEDIHAATAALVFGVASELVTPDMRRAAKTINFGLIYGMGAYALSRELGVSQREAQAFIDAYFARLPRVREYLEGVKEEARRTGKVRTLFGRVRHIAGLDSENANVRGNAERMAINAPVQGTAADLMKLAMIRTYESLKAQGFPARLLLQVHDELVLEAQAEAAQDVASLVKATMEGVASLAVPLKADVGVGPSWAEAKG from the coding sequence ATGGCCAAGCTGCTTCTGGTGGATGGGCACTCCAACCTTTACCGGGCGTTCTTTGCCTTGAAAACCCGCCTTTCCGCCCCCGACGGCACACCCACCGGCGCGGTGTACGGCTTTTTGCGCATGTTTCACAAGATGCTGCGGGAGCTGGCCCCCACCCACGTGGCGGTGGCCTTCGACGTTTCCCGGGAAACCTTCCGCACCCGCATGTTGGAGTCCTACAAGGGCACCCGCCAACCCATGCCTGAAGACCTGCGGGTGCAGGTGCCGCTGGTGCAAAAGGCCCTGGAGCTTTTGGGGGTGACGCTGCTTTTAACCCCCGATGTGGAAGCCGACGACATGATTGCCAGCTTGGCGGAAAAGGCCGCGGCCGAGGGCTTCGAGGTGGTGATTGCCACCGTGGATAAGGACCTCATGCAGCTGGTGCGGGACCCCCACATCAAGCTGTGGCACACGCGCCTGGAAAGGCTTCTGGACGAGCAAGGCGTGGCCGAGGTTTTCGGTGTGCCGCCGGGGCAGGTGGTGGAGGTTTTAGCGCTGGAGGGGGACGCTTCGGACAACATCCCCGGCTGCCCGGGGGTGGGGGAAAAAACCGCCCGGGAGCTCATCCGCCGCTTCGGCTCGGTGGCCGCGTTGTACCAGCACCTTTCGGAAGTCACACCGCCCAAGGCGCAAAAGGCGCTGGCGGAAAACCGGGAGCTGGTGGAGCTTTCCCGCACCCTGGTGGAGCTCAAACGGGACGTGGCCTTGCCCTTTGCGCTGGAGCAGCTGGCCCGCCGCCCCCCATTGCCGGAGCTGGCCGAGTTTTACCGCTCCCTGGGGTTTGCCAGCTTGCTTTCGGAGCTGGGCCCTGCCCCTTCCCCCCCGCCCGTTTCTCCCGCGGAGCTTCCCGCTTTGCCGTGGGGGGAGCTGCTCCCGAGCCTGGAAAAAGCCGACCTTTTGGCCTGCCGCTTGGTGGACGGGCAGTTGGCCATTGCTTGCGCTCAGGGTTTTGCTTCGGCTTCTGCGGAAAAGGCCCTGGCCGCCCTGGGTCCCCGCTTTTTTGCCGCCTGGTGCTACGACGCCAAGGCGCTGCTTTCGGGCTTGCGGGACGCCGGGGTGGCCGTGGAAAGGTCCTGTCAGGACGCCATGCTGGCTGCCTACGTGCTGGCCCCCGGGGAGACGGTGGAGCTTTCGGCGCTCTGCACCCGCTACCGGGTGCCGGCCCCTCCTCTTGCCACCCCGGAGGGGGAGCTTTCGGCGCTTTTGGCTTTAGCCCCCAAGCTCCGCCAGGCGCTGGAAGCGGAGGGGGTGGTGGAGGTTTACGAGAAGCTGGAGCTGCCTCTGATACCGGTGCTGGAGGACATGGAGCGGGTGGGGGTGAAGCTGGATGTGCGCTTCCTTGCCGAACTTTCCACCAAAGTGGCGGCGCTCCTGGAAGCCCGGGAGCGGGAGATCTTCGCGGAAGCCGGCGGCAGCTTCAACATCAACTCCCCGAAGCAACTGGCGGAGGTGCTCTTTTCCTGGAAGGGGATGCCGGTGCTGCGGCGCACCAGCAAAACCCGCGCCCCCTCCACCGATGCCGACGTGCTGCAGGAGCTGGCGCTGCAGGGCTTCCGTTTGCCGGCCTTGATCCTGGAGTACCGGGAGCTTTCTAAGCTCAAGTCCACCTACCTGGACGCCCTGCCCAAGCAGCTGGGGCCCGACGGCCGCATCCACACCCGCTTCAACCAGGCGGTCACCGCCACCGGCAGGCTTTCCTCTTCCGACCCCAACTTGCAAAACATCCCCATCCGCTCGGAGCTGGGCCGGGAGGTGCGGCGGGCCTTCGTCGCGGATGCCGGCAAGCTCCTGGTGGTGGCCGATTACTCGCAAATTGAGCTGCGGGTTCTGGCCCACCTTTCCCGGGATCCGGCGCTGGTTTCCGCCTTTGAGCGGGGGGAGGACATTCACGCCGCCACCGCTGCGCTGGTCTTTGGGGTGGCTTCCGAGCTGGTAACCCCGGACATGCGGCGGGCCGCCAAGACCATCAACTTCGGCTTGATTTACGGCATGGGCGCCTACGCCTTAAGCCGCGAGCTGGGGGTCAGCCAAAGGGAAGCGCAGGCGTTTATTGACGCGTACTTTGCCCGCCTTCCTAGGGTGCGGGAGTACCTGGAGGGTGTCAAAGAGGAAGCCCGCCGCACCGGCAAGGTGCGCACGCTGTTTGGTCGGGTGCGGCACATTGCCGGGCTGGATTCGGAAAACGCCAACGTCCGGGGCAACGCCGAGCGCATGGCCATTAACGCCCCGGTGCAGGGCACCGCGGCTGACCTCATGAAGCTGGCGATGATCCGCACCTACGAAAGCCTGAAAGCCCAGGGTTTCCCCGCCCGGTTGCTGTTGCAGGTTCACGACGAGCTGGTGTTGGAAGCGCAAGCCGAAGCGGCCCAGGACGTGGCCTCGCTGGTGAAGGCCACCATGGAAGGGGTGGCGAGCCTCGCCGTACCCCTGAAGGCGGACGTGGGGGTGGGACCTTCCTGGGCAGAAGCAAAGGGGTAA
- a CDS encoding aminotransferase class I/II-fold pyridoxal phosphate-dependent enzyme → MSLARLSASLMEEVKALEKEGRAKAPERVVVGYVPPRDGLGPRYRLAGSDKLFLRMNSNSYLSLSHDPRLLEAADRATRELGAGPGAVRFIDGTFSYHVELERRIAQYVGKPAAKIFNSAYTANLGQGLALASAQTYWIGDELNHNSIIRAMRIAGVPRENRAIYKHNNLEELKKCLDAVPPGMERVVVIFDGIFSMRGDFTPLAEVNRLLEPYRERFPKGLVTVMDDSHGVGAYGRTGRGTEEHTEASCDILIGTFGKAFGVNGGFVASSPEVIEAIRQKADTYIYTNPLGVGDCAAALEAVNIADSPEGVERLRTLQARTQQFREGVEKLGWETIPGPHPIVPLLVRDTARAKRLVQHFFEHGVLVVGLTYPVVPRGEETIRFQINAAHTEADIDYVLEVLRAFQA, encoded by the coding sequence ATGTCACTGGCGCGTCTTTCCGCCTCGCTCATGGAAGAAGTCAAAGCCTTGGAAAAGGAAGGTCGGGCCAAGGCGCCGGAACGGGTGGTGGTGGGCTACGTGCCCCCCAGGGACGGGCTGGGGCCGCGCTACCGGCTGGCCGGTTCGGACAAGCTTTTCCTGCGCATGAACTCCAACTCCTACCTTTCCCTTTCCCACGATCCCCGGCTTTTGGAGGCCGCCGACCGCGCCACCCGGGAGCTGGGCGCCGGTCCCGGGGCGGTGCGCTTCATTGACGGCACGTTTTCGTACCACGTAGAGCTGGAACGGCGCATCGCGCAGTACGTGGGCAAGCCCGCCGCCAAGATCTTCAACTCCGCGTACACCGCCAACCTGGGGCAGGGGCTGGCTCTGGCATCGGCGCAAACCTACTGGATTGGCGACGAGCTCAACCACAACTCCATCATCCGCGCCATGCGCATTGCCGGTGTCCCCAGGGAAAACCGCGCCATCTACAAGCACAACAACCTGGAGGAGCTCAAAAAGTGCCTGGATGCCGTGCCCCCGGGCATGGAGCGGGTGGTGGTGATCTTTGACGGCATCTTTTCCATGCGCGGGGACTTTACGCCTCTGGCTGAAGTCAACCGCCTGCTGGAGCCCTACCGGGAGCGCTTCCCCAAGGGTTTGGTGACGGTGATGGACGACTCCCACGGCGTGGGCGCCTACGGGCGTACCGGCCGCGGCACCGAGGAGCACACTGAGGCCAGCTGCGACATTCTCATCGGTACCTTTGGCAAGGCCTTTGGCGTCAACGGCGGCTTTGTGGCGTCTTCACCGGAGGTCATTGAGGCCATCCGCCAGAAGGCCGACACCTACATTTACACCAACCCGTTAGGCGTGGGCGACTGCGCCGCCGCCCTGGAAGCGGTGAACATTGCCGACTCCCCGGAAGGGGTGGAGCGCCTACGTACACTGCAGGCCCGCACCCAACAGTTCCGGGAAGGAGTGGAAAAGCTGGGCTGGGAAACGATCCCCGGACCGCACCCCATCGTGCCGCTTTTGGTGCGCGACACCGCGCGCGCCAAACGCCTGGTGCAGCACTTCTTCGAGCACGGCGTGCTGGTGGTAGGCCTCACCTACCCGGTGGTCCCCCGCGGCGAAGAAACCATCCGCTTCCAGATCAACGCCGCCCACACCGAAGCGGATATTGACTACGTTTTAGAGGTGCTCAGGGCGTTCCAGGCGTGA
- a CDS encoding ATP-binding protein — MEYAVHPSWLPRATASLVQQALTTMPVVVITGARQTGKTTLVRSDPTLAQLPYLTLDDLSTRLQAQADPEVLVERAPRMVLDEVQRAPGLLLALKRAVDRSPRQQGRFVLTGSANLLMLRRIADTLAGRAFYVTLWPLTQAELAGRGRTGLWSELLRVTPNRWEEVLTQSPGKWKDFRVAVRLGGFPIPAYHLQEETQQALWFAGYIQTYLERDLPDLRAVENLADFQRLMQACAWRLGGLLNQTELGRDCGLSQPQVHRFLNVLEASYLCVRLPAYAVNRTKRLIKAPKLYWGDTGLALHLSGEPEPRGVHLENLVLLDLLAWRDCQIKRPGLFYWRTADGLEVDFVVEHGHQLLPIEVKTSEKLIPKNARALEAFCQEYSDHAPRGLLLYAGSETFPLTRHVLATPWWRVLAA, encoded by the coding sequence GTGGAATACGCCGTTCACCCATCCTGGCTTCCCAGGGCTACGGCCTCGCTGGTGCAGCAGGCTCTAACCACCATGCCTGTGGTGGTGATCACCGGCGCCCGCCAAACCGGCAAAACCACCCTTGTCCGCAGCGATCCCACCCTGGCTCAGCTCCCTTACCTCACCCTGGACGACCTGAGCACGCGTCTGCAGGCCCAGGCTGACCCGGAGGTCCTTGTGGAGCGTGCTCCCCGTATGGTTCTCGATGAGGTGCAGCGCGCCCCCGGGCTGCTCCTGGCCCTCAAGCGGGCGGTGGACCGTAGCCCCAGGCAACAGGGGCGTTTTGTCCTCACCGGCTCAGCCAATTTGCTGATGCTACGGCGCATTGCCGACACTTTGGCGGGACGGGCCTTTTACGTGACGCTCTGGCCTTTAACCCAGGCGGAGCTTGCAGGCCGGGGCCGCACCGGGCTGTGGAGCGAGCTCCTGAGGGTAACCCCCAACCGCTGGGAGGAGGTTTTGACCCAATCCCCGGGCAAATGGAAAGACTTTCGCGTAGCGGTTCGTCTGGGAGGGTTTCCAATTCCCGCGTATCACCTGCAGGAAGAGACGCAGCAGGCACTCTGGTTTGCGGGGTACATCCAGACCTACCTGGAGCGGGACCTCCCTGACCTGCGGGCAGTGGAAAATCTTGCCGACTTTCAACGCCTCATGCAGGCATGTGCATGGCGCCTGGGGGGCCTTTTAAACCAAACGGAGCTGGGCCGGGACTGCGGCCTTTCCCAGCCCCAGGTCCACCGCTTTCTCAACGTGCTGGAAGCCAGCTACCTTTGCGTTCGACTGCCTGCCTATGCGGTTAACCGTACAAAGCGCCTGATCAAGGCGCCGAAGCTGTACTGGGGGGATACCGGCCTGGCTCTGCACCTGAGCGGTGAGCCCGAGCCCCGCGGCGTTCACCTGGAAAACCTCGTCCTCCTGGATTTACTGGCCTGGCGCGATTGTCAGATCAAGCGCCCGGGCCTGTTTTACTGGCGCACCGCTGACGGACTGGAAGTGGACTTTGTAGTGGAGCACGGCCACCAGCTTCTTCCCATTGAAGTGAAAACCTCGGAAAAACTGATTCCCAAAAATGCCAGGGCCCTGGAGGCCTTCTGCCAGGAATATTCGGACCACGCACCCCGGGGCTTGCTGCTTTACGCCGGCTCCGAAACGTTCCCCCTTACCCGTCACGTCCTGGCCACCCCCTGGTGGCGGGTGCTGGCTGCGTAG
- a CDS encoding BPTD_3080 family restriction endonuclease, with protein MFVDNPIINSPFEEPTRFWEYREGQPVLAEGRRPAGFYLKARTRGPQVALLEEEFVPLEQVNAIRERVRAWRARGYPGVTPITRQLLNHWNDPERERKLFFCQREAAETLIWLVEAPPAERQGIEIPKDNTLTRYACKMATGSGKTVVMGMVIAWQVLNKLANPQDRRFSDAVLLVCPNLTIRERLQVLLPWKPKNYYDKFDLVPRGFMERLQQGKFEITNWHLFQPKDDSRSRSVVQRGVERGAAFCRRVLKELGSKQNILVINDEAHHAYRPAPLPEEMRAGLSAEEIAQREEATVWVSGLDTIHQERGINFCADFSATPFYIKGSGYDEGAPFPWVVSDFGLVDAIESGIVKIPRVPVDDDSGALIPKYFRLWEYINQQLPASERQTARRRAKPESVLREAEGALATLASEWKRTFEEFQKANSPVPPVLIVVCDNTDLAKLVHEHIARGNVLSELANRSGQEVTFRIDTKLLAEAESAQEGETRQEAAEWLRRTVDTVGKTEWDGEGDPPGKNIRCVVSVGMLSEGWDAQNVTQILGLRAFGSQLLCEQVVGRGLRRMNYDDFSEPEYVDVYGVPFEVIPIKKKPIGRSGGEKVSTLVRALPERKHLEITFPRVEGYIFDVRQRIRLNLEKMPYLTIDPTHEPTEVVAKPAVGYRVGRPDRLGPGAEVLHDRNPFHREKRLQAVVYEIAAEVTGRLKDKRQDWVARHLLFPQVLAMVWEYLEERVVVVDRETPLEEIALLRYKERIIERLSQAIEPDVASGEQPILPVIERFRPLGSTSEVLFRTVRPTVGTTKSHISHVVLDAPSWEHSVAHHLESAPEVVAYARNDHLDFTIPYEWEGVRHEYRPDYIVRWQGPDRALINVILEVKGFESERDRQKAVAAERWVRAVNYHGEFGRWVYCVCRHPHRVREQITEAIRAAGFR; from the coding sequence ATGTTTGTTGACAACCCCATCATCAATTCGCCCTTTGAGGAGCCCACTCGCTTTTGGGAGTACAGAGAGGGCCAGCCGGTGCTGGCGGAAGGGCGACGACCGGCTGGTTTTTATCTCAAAGCTCGTACCCGCGGGCCGCAGGTGGCACTCCTGGAAGAGGAGTTCGTTCCCCTCGAGCAAGTCAACGCTATCCGCGAGAGGGTGAGAGCTTGGCGTGCCAGGGGCTACCCAGGGGTGACGCCCATAACCCGACAGCTCCTCAACCATTGGAATGACCCCGAGCGAGAGCGCAAGCTGTTTTTCTGCCAGCGGGAGGCGGCTGAAACACTCATCTGGCTGGTGGAGGCGCCCCCTGCCGAGAGGCAGGGCATCGAAATTCCCAAAGACAACACCTTGACCCGCTACGCCTGCAAGATGGCCACAGGTTCGGGCAAGACCGTAGTGATGGGGATGGTCATCGCCTGGCAGGTGCTCAATAAGCTGGCCAACCCCCAGGATCGCCGTTTTTCCGACGCCGTGCTTTTGGTATGCCCGAACCTGACAATCCGTGAGCGCTTGCAGGTGCTTTTGCCTTGGAAGCCCAAAAACTATTACGACAAGTTTGATCTTGTTCCCCGGGGCTTCATGGAGCGTCTACAGCAGGGGAAATTTGAGATCACCAACTGGCATCTCTTTCAGCCGAAAGACGACAGCCGGTCGCGGAGTGTGGTACAGCGAGGCGTGGAAAGGGGGGCGGCTTTTTGTCGCCGGGTGCTGAAAGAATTGGGATCGAAACAAAACATCTTGGTCATCAATGACGAAGCCCATCATGCTTACCGCCCCGCTCCGCTTCCAGAGGAAATGCGAGCTGGGCTTTCGGCGGAGGAAATTGCTCAACGTGAGGAAGCAACGGTTTGGGTGAGCGGCCTCGATACAATTCACCAGGAGCGCGGCATCAACTTCTGTGCCGATTTTTCTGCCACGCCTTTTTACATCAAGGGCAGTGGTTACGACGAGGGGGCTCCTTTCCCCTGGGTGGTTTCGGATTTTGGGCTGGTGGATGCTATCGAGTCGGGAATCGTAAAGATCCCGCGGGTGCCGGTGGACGATGACAGCGGCGCTCTCATCCCTAAGTACTTCCGCCTTTGGGAGTACATCAACCAGCAGCTTCCTGCCTCCGAACGGCAAACAGCGCGCCGTCGCGCCAAACCCGAATCGGTGTTGCGGGAGGCGGAGGGAGCGTTGGCCACCCTGGCGTCCGAGTGGAAGCGGACCTTCGAGGAGTTCCAAAAGGCCAACTCGCCGGTGCCCCCGGTGCTCATCGTGGTTTGCGACAACACCGATTTGGCCAAGTTGGTTCATGAGCACATTGCTCGCGGCAATGTGCTGTCTGAGCTTGCGAACCGGAGCGGGCAGGAGGTTACTTTTCGCATTGACACTAAGCTGTTGGCAGAGGCCGAAAGCGCCCAGGAGGGTGAAACGCGACAGGAGGCAGCCGAATGGCTGCGGAGAACAGTGGATACGGTGGGCAAAACTGAGTGGGACGGCGAAGGCGACCCTCCGGGCAAGAACATCCGCTGCGTGGTCTCGGTGGGGATGTTGAGCGAAGGCTGGGATGCCCAAAACGTCACGCAAATTCTTGGCTTGCGCGCCTTCGGCTCGCAGCTCTTGTGTGAGCAGGTGGTTGGCCGAGGGCTACGGCGGATGAACTACGACGACTTTTCGGAGCCCGAATACGTGGATGTTTACGGTGTGCCTTTTGAAGTGATTCCCATTAAGAAAAAACCGATTGGGCGGTCGGGTGGCGAGAAGGTCTCCACTCTCGTGCGCGCCCTGCCCGAAAGGAAACACTTGGAAATTACCTTTCCGCGGGTTGAGGGCTACATCTTTGACGTGCGCCAGCGAATTCGGCTGAACTTGGAGAAAATGCCCTATTTGACAATTGATCCAACCCATGAGCCCACCGAGGTGGTAGCCAAGCCTGCCGTAGGGTATCGCGTAGGGAGGCCCGACCGCCTAGGGCCGGGTGCAGAAGTGCTGCACGACCGCAACCCGTTTCACCGCGAAAAGCGACTGCAAGCGGTGGTTTATGAAATTGCTGCCGAGGTGACCGGCCGGCTGAAGGACAAGCGGCAGGACTGGGTTGCTCGCCATCTTTTATTTCCACAGGTCCTGGCGATGGTTTGGGAATACCTCGAGGAAAGAGTTGTGGTGGTGGATCGGGAAACCCCTCTGGAAGAAATTGCCCTCCTGAGATACAAAGAGCGTATCATTGAGCGCTTAAGCCAAGCCATTGAACCGGATGTGGCCAGTGGTGAACAGCCAATTTTACCGGTTATCGAGCGGTTTCGACCGCTCGGCTCCACGTCCGAGGTGCTGTTTCGAACCGTGCGCCCGACAGTGGGGACCACCAAAAGCCACATTAGCCACGTGGTGCTTGATGCTCCCTCGTGGGAGCACAGCGTGGCCCATCACCTGGAGAGCGCCCCCGAAGTCGTGGCTTACGCGCGCAATGACCATTTGGACTTCACCATTCCATACGAATGGGAAGGGGTGCGGCACGAGTACCGTCCCGACTATATTGTGCGCTGGCAGGGTCCAGACAGAGCGCTTATCAACGTCATTCTTGAGGTGAAAGGGTTTGAATCCGAGCGGGACCGCCAAAAGGCTGTGGCTGCCGAGCGATGGGTTCGCGCGGTGAACTATCACGGTGAGTTTGGCCGCTGGGTCTATTGCGTGTGCCGGCACCCGCACCGCGTGCGGGAGCAAATCACAGAAGCAATCAGGGCCGCCGGGTTTCGCTGA
- a CDS encoding Cap15 family cyclic dinucleotide receptor domain-containing protein: MHQYATDSQERRNVIMGIALLSVALAFGLHRFAEAVSYEIPWWIDAPSIWGISGTLYAFFDKWLWRHCLLRKVGVVRVPDLGGKWRGRGFTSFEEGKPYEVELEIRQTWTRLSVHLETAQSISRSLTASLSVNEPEGPVLTYEYRNEPKPNAPPSMHSHRGTAVLRLRNNDCLEGEYYSGRDRQNYGSLRLKRVGHVC, encoded by the coding sequence ATGCACCAATACGCCACGGACTCGCAAGAAAGGCGGAATGTGATCATGGGAATAGCTCTCCTGAGCGTGGCTTTGGCCTTTGGGTTGCATCGGTTCGCAGAAGCGGTCAGCTACGAGATTCCGTGGTGGATAGACGCACCATCTATCTGGGGTATTTCTGGAACTCTGTATGCGTTCTTTGACAAATGGTTATGGCGGCATTGTCTCCTTCGGAAGGTTGGCGTTGTCAGGGTTCCTGATCTCGGCGGTAAATGGCGGGGAAGAGGTTTTACGTCTTTTGAAGAGGGTAAGCCCTACGAAGTGGAACTGGAAATAAGACAAACCTGGACCCGTTTAAGCGTCCATCTGGAAACAGCCCAGTCGATCTCGCGAAGCCTTACCGCCTCCTTGTCTGTGAACGAACCAGAGGGACCGGTCCTGACTTACGAATATCGGAACGAGCCGAAACCTAACGCGCCGCCAAGCATGCATTCGCACAGGGGCACTGCGGTACTTAGGCTAAGAAACAATGATTGTTTGGAGGGAGAATACTATAGTGGCCGAGATCGCCAAAACTACGGTAGCCTAAGGCTGAAAAGGGTTGGGCATGTTTGTTGA